GGTGGCACGCGTGCGCCGCGAAGCGCCGGGGGTCTGCCTGCGCTTCGTGCCCAAGCTGACCCGCAGCAGCCAGACGCTGCGCGACGGCAGTGTCGATCTGATTACCGGGGTGGTGGATGCGGAAGCCGGGCCGGAACTGCGCACCCGCCTGCTGTTCGAGGATCGGCTGGTGGCGGTGGTGCGCGAGGGCCATCCGCTGGCGGATGCGCCCCTGACGCTCATGCGCTATGCCGCAGGCGAACACATCCTGACCGGGCGCAGCGGCGAGCTGAAGGGCAGAGCGGATGATGCGCTGGTGGCTCAGGGGCTGGAGCGGCGTATTATCGCCATCGTTGACGGCTTTGCCGCAGCGATTGCGCTGGCGCGGGGATCGGACCTGATTGCCACCGTGCCGTCGCGCTACACGCAGAATCTCCGTCATGGCACCGTCACCCTGCCCCTTCCGTTAGCCCCGCTGACCATGCGCATCTCCATGCTGTGGCATCCGCGGATGGACGGCGATCGCGCACACCAGTGGCTGCGCGACTGCCTGCGGGAAGTGTGCTGCGCCGAAGACGGTACGATCGGATCCGGGCGTCGATAGCCGGTTCTTCTTTCGCGCTCAGCACAAGATCCGGCATCAGGCTGGCGGCATGAATGCGCCACCGGAATGGTCGACAGTGGAACAATTCAAAAATCCCCAATATAATCAGCTCACTCATTCACCAACAGAATACATAAGGAGGATTGCCATGCTGACCCGTGAAGTTTTTTTAATTTCACTCGTCCTTAGCGATCGTCACCGCTCAAGCGTTACCGGTATCGTGCTGCGATAACCTGCTTGAGCGAAGCTGACTGACAATCTGAGAACTTCCCTCCGGCTTACCGGTTATCGTCGGCTTTATTGACGAGAGGCATCTCTTTGCCTGTAAAACTTGAGTAAGCACCATGACATTATTATCTGCACAATCCTTATCCTTCGATAACGCCTTCGGTCCTTTGCTGACGGAGATTTCTTTCGGCCTGAAGAAAGGCGACCGCATCGGGCTGATCGGCCATAATGGCTGCGGTAAAAGTACCCTGCTGAAAATCCTTAACGGAGAACTGGCGGCCCTGTCCGGGACGATCACAGTGGCTAACCACTGCATCATGGCCACGGTAGAACAGCATCTTCCTGCGACATTACAGGATGCGACACTGATTGATGCGGTGCAGAACGCTTTGCCCGGCAGCCTGCATCAGCCGGAGCGCTGGCAGGCCGAGGTGCTGCTGGCAACGCTGGGCTTTGAGGAAAAAACCTGGGGACTGGCCGCCGGAACGCTCAGCGGCGGGCAACATACGCGGTTGATGCTGGCGCGCGCGCTAATCCGTCAGCCGGATTTACTGCTGCTGGATGAGCCGAGCAACCATCTGGACCTGCCCACCCTGCTGTGGCTCGAACAGTTTCTGCGAAACTGGAGCGGCAGTTTTGTGCTGGTTTCCCACGATCGCAGCCTGCTGGACAGCGTCACCAACTGTACCTGGGTCCTGCGCGACAACCGGCTGCAATTTATCCGACTTCCCTGCTCTCAGGCGCGTCGGGCACTGGCGGAAAAAGATGCGGCGGACGCACTGCGCCGTCAATCCGAACAGAAGGAGATCGACCGCGTTACCCAAAGCGCTAAACGGCTGGCCATCTGGGGCAGCGTTTACGACAACGAAGGCCTGGCGCGTAAAGCCAAACAAATGGAAAAACAGATCGACCGGATGAAGGAAGATCAAACCGACGTCAGCGCAGGCAGTCAGTGGCAGCTGCGGCTTTGCGGTGAAGCCTTACCGGCGGATCGCGTGCTGGCATTTTCTGGCTTCCAGGTGCGGCCTGCCCCGGACGCGGCGGTGCTGTTTGAAGTCGGTGAACTTCGGGTGAAAAGCGGTGACCGTATCGCGCTGGTGGGCCGCAACGGCTGCGGGAAATCCTCGCTGCTGCAGCTTCTGTGGCAGGCATATTGCCAAATGGAAAACGCGACGGATGGGGTGATTTTCCATCCCAGAGTGCGCACGGGGTATTACGATCAGAGCCTGCGGCAGCTTCACGACGAGGACACGCTGTCGGATGCGTTGGCGAACTTTGCGCCGCTGACAGAAGAACAGCGAAAAATGGCCCTGATCGGTGTCGGTTTTCCGTATCTTCGCCATCAGCAAAAAGTCAGCTCGCTGAGCGGCGGCGAGCGTTCGAGGCTGCTTTTTATCGGGCTGACGCTGGCCAATTACTCGCTGTTGCTGCTCGACGAACCGACCAACCACCTGGATATGGAAGGAAAAGAAGAGCTGGCAGAAACGCTTAAAACCTTCAGCGGCGCGGTACTGCTGGTTTCTCACGATCGGGTGCTGATTGAG
The sequence above is a segment of the Erwinia sp. SLM-02 genome. Coding sequences within it:
- a CDS encoding LysR family transcriptional regulator, yielding MSKPDLNLLFTLNALLSEGSVAAAARRLQLSPSAMSRSLARLRQVTGDPLLVRAGRRLVPTPHALELNQSIARLVDEAEAALRPAAALDLTRLERIFTLQTRDGFVENFGPALVARVRREAPGVCLRFVPKLTRSSQTLRDGSVDLITGVVDAEAGPELRTRLLFEDRLVAVVREGHPLADAPLTLMRYAAGEHILTGRSGELKGRADDALVAQGLERRIIAIVDGFAAAIALARGSDLIATVPSRYTQNLRHGTVTLPLPLAPLTMRISMLWHPRMDGDRAHQWLRDCLREVCCAEDGTIGSGRR
- a CDS encoding ABC-F family ATP-binding cassette domain-containing protein, with product MTLLSAQSLSFDNAFGPLLTEISFGLKKGDRIGLIGHNGCGKSTLLKILNGELAALSGTITVANHCIMATVEQHLPATLQDATLIDAVQNALPGSLHQPERWQAEVLLATLGFEEKTWGLAAGTLSGGQHTRLMLARALIRQPDLLLLDEPSNHLDLPTLLWLEQFLRNWSGSFVLVSHDRSLLDSVTNCTWVLRDNRLQFIRLPCSQARRALAEKDAADALRRQSEQKEIDRVTQSAKRLAIWGSVYDNEGLARKAKQMEKQIDRMKEDQTDVSAGSQWQLRLCGEALPADRVLAFSGFQVRPAPDAAVLFEVGELRVKSGDRIALVGRNGCGKSSLLQLLWQAYCQMENATDGVIFHPRVRTGYYDQSLRQLHDEDTLSDALANFAPLTEEQRKMALIGVGFPYLRHQQKVSSLSGGERSRLLFIGLTLANYSLLLLDEPTNHLDMEGKEELAETLKTFSGAVLLVSHDRVLIEQSCNRFWLIHQQRLAEWHSLAPVYALLADTPVPDSPAAGKTPVATSVVATNEEERWLTTLLELESKLAEDRARRPRHQKPQLQQQWQRQIAELNALLGLN